ACCAACAAGGGCAAGCTAAGGGTGAAGATGGAAGAAGAGGCGTCAAGCCTAAGGGAGAAGATGGACCACATGATGAAGGCAAGAGAGGAATTGACAACGAAGACATTGGAGACGAAGCTTCTTATCACCGAGAAGAAGAAAGAGGTCAAGCTTGCACAAGTTGAAGCAAAGCGTGAAGAAGCAAAGCGCAAGGCCGAGTTGGAGGAGAGGATGATCAAGCTCAAAGAGGCAAAGGTATGGAAAGAACTCATGGTGGAAGAGAAAGAGCACATTATGATGTCCAAGAAGGACATGGATCAAGACCAATTGCAATGGTGGAAGGACACCAAGGAGGACATCGCAGAGAGGAAGAGGATGTTCCGTGTTGCGTCCTCTACTTTTCGAGGTGACACTCCGATGAGTAGTTGTGGTGATGGCGGTGTGTACGACTCCACCGGTGCCGATGGAGATGCTTGATGGAGCCCGCTTGTGGTCTAGGAGATGGCGCCGAGGTGCAACTTTTTGGTGATGGTGCCGAtgagaggaggaagatgatgatttTGTGATGTAAACTATTAAACCATGCATCAATGATTGTCATTTGGTAGTTTGTTTGGAAGTTGATTGTGTTCTTGTTGTCATAAATTATGAGATGTCAAATGATAGATTTAAAGGTTGGGGTCGAGGCAAAGACTAGAACCCTCAAATCTAATCCTTAAAGCAGTTTAAGGGTTGGGTTTAAGGGTTCTAGTATTTGCCCCTGTTTTTCAACCCTTAAAAGTGTCAAAAAGTGGCACTTCTCAACCCTTAAAAGTGCTTTAAGGATTTGAGGGTTTGAGGGTTCTACTAGTAATGCTCTAATGTCGGTAGGGAGGGAACGCTTACGATCATGACAGATTTTCCCATGGGGGGCATATGCGCGAGGGGACCATTTCTTTCCTTTTTGGTTTCCAGTTGAATCCGGGGAAAGGCCCACAACCTAATTGGGCACTAATAGGCACCGACACGCCGGCCAGGATTTGGGCCGGTTTTAAACCGTACGATCTGTAACTTCTTCACCCCCGCTTCGTTAGAAAAACATAGGGAAAAACGCATCGTTGACTTTAGCCGCCGCCCACAGCCCGTGTTGCCCGTCGCTCGCCGCGCATCTGCCACAGCCTGCACTGCTGGTGGCTCGCCATGGCCGCCGGTCGCCGGTCACCGGCCTCGCCGTGCTCGTCTCATGTATTCCTCGTCGGATCCACGCATGCAACAACTCCCCCCCCCGGTTTGCAGCTCAATCACTGACAATGGCAGCACCGGTGGATGGCCGTAGCGCCGGTCCCCGGTCGCAACACCCCGGGGACGAGCTCGCGAAAACTACTCCTTCAGGTTTGATGGTGGCAACAAAAAAATTCGCCGATAGTAGCAAAAAATTGTGCTGGTTGCAGCAAAAAAAACTCGTTGGTGTCATGACCTCTTCACCATTGTAGCAAAATTTATCGCCGGTTGTAGCTTTTGTAATTTCTGGTTGTAGCAAAAATGCAAAGAGGTTCCAGCAGAAAAAAAAATGTAGCAAAAATCCTAGCGGCGACGGCACCACCATCCTCTTGAATTGCAGCAAAATTGAAAAACAGTTCCAGCAAAATCTAAAGAGGTTCCAGCAAAAAAATCATGGCGGGCATCGCCGCCAAACAACCACCTTCGCCCAATGCAGCAAAGTCAAATaatggttccagcaaaaaacaaAAGCGGTTCCAGCAAAAAGATTGATGTAGCAAAAAAATCTTGGCAGCAACACAATATCATCTCTCTCAATTGGTAGCAAAAACGAAAGAAGGTTCCAGCAAAAAAAGAagtggttccagcaaaaaaaatTGATGCCGCAAAAAATCCATGGCAGCCACCGCCGTTGCCGCTCACCACCATCGTCGCCGGTTAAAGCGAATCCTCCCCCCCTCCTCTCCCAAAATAGCGCCCATTTGCGGGGAGGCTGCCGCTGGATGGACGACGGGCAGGCTGGTGTGGGATCGATGGCGGTCATCACCGGCGAACTATCCTGGAGGCTTCCGCAGGGAACAAGATGTGCGAGGAGATAAGAAAAGGACAGCAGCGAATGAATGGATAGGGGCGACTCGTGGAGATAAGAAGAATACTTAAGCGGTGGTGGCGCACCGGCTCTAAACGTTTACCTGCTTAATTTGGGGTGTGTGTGCCCAGGACCGTTCGCCAGCCAACCGTTGCTTGCTAGTCGCGTCTATATTGTCCATCTCAACGAGATGTTGAGATGGGCTAAGCCCAGTCCAAATGCATTTGTGTTGTTTCTCCACAAGATggtcttcctcttcctctctccgCCGCCGTCACCCACTCCACTGCTCCGGCGAGGAATCGCTCGCCCAGCCGGCGACCACGCCTATCCTACCAGGCCTCCTGGATGAGATCTCCATCTGGGAGATCCTCGTCCGCCTGCCCCCCAAAGCCCTCCTCCGCTGCCGCGCCGTCTGCCGTGCCTGGCGCCGCGCCACCTCCGCCCGCGACTTCCTCCTCGCCCACCACGCCCGCCAGCCCGCCCTCCCACTCCTCTACGTCTACAACTACGTCGGCGACAACATCAAGTCCCTAGACATCATCCCCTTCGACCGCCGGGCAGGGGTCGCGGCCGATGACCAGCTCCGGCCAGTCGCGCGACTTTGTCAGGCCCCCTTCAGCGCGATCGCCTCCTGCGACGGTCTCCTCGTCTGCTTCATGAACGACTGCTGCTACGCCCTCTGCAACCCGGTGACTCGTCAGTATGCCCGCCTCCCGTTTCTTCCTGGCTTCGTGCCCCTGGGATGTACTCGCACAGCCCAACCGGCGAGTACCGGCTATTGCTGTACAAGTTCCCCACTGGACCGGCGCCTGACGCTCAAGGTGGCTCCTACGTGTTGGTATTAGGCTCCGGCCAGCCGCCACGGTGCATAGGGTACCCTGATGCTAGGGAACTGGTGTTCAGCCCATCCGTCCTGTTCCGCGGTGGCCTGCATTGGCACAAGGAGCAGAATGAGAGGATGGTGGTATTCGACACCACCACTGAGTTGTTCCGGCACCCGGTTGTTTTTGTTTCTCGCTGCACTAACCTGTTTGAGATGGATGGAATGCTCTGCGTGTCCAGCTTTAATTATGCAGCGGCAACCATCGATATCTGGATGGCGCAGGACTACAAGAGCGAGGTCTGGTCCAACAAGTACCACGTTGAGTTGCCGGTTGCAGAGCTCACCACGCGCTTTGGAGGGTTTAACACACATGGGTTTTGGGTAGTCGCTTCTTCGGATGGTCATTTGCTCATGCTGCTCAAATTTAGCGACTGGCTACTTCAGGTTGATATGGATGGCAAGTTGGTCGCTAGTTTCCATTGCAAAGGCCTTGCTTATACTAGATTTTGGCTCAAACAAACTTTAGTTTCGCATACCTTCTTTCCGGCACTAGAGCGTTATGTTGTGAATGCTAAGCCTTTCATCTGATCTAATAGCTTCGAGTGATGTGGTGCTTCTGAACGGCCTAAATTGTCAGCGTGACCCGCAATATCAAGTTTGACCCGCGGGCTTCTCTGTTGACGTATATCAAGTGTGATCAAGTAGCTCTTGCTGTCATGTGGTTGTATGGAATTTATGCTTGTTTGATACCAAAACTACCAAGTCattttgttgtgcgtttgaaatATATGCTAGCTACTCATGTCTCTATTTTCTTGAACTGGAGAACTATTTTGCAATCTACCTGCCTCATATGTCTATTTCTTGAACTGAAAATTTGACTTTGCCTTTTTTTTATCTATGTCCCGTTTTTATCCCGAGAGATTATCTGGTGCTCTTCTCAATATGCTGAATACTCATTTAGCAATCCACATGTGTTTTCTGTTTGTGAGTTTTGTTTTACCTGACAATAAATGTGGCAGATTATCCTCTCAATTTGGTCACTTGCTAGTTTCACTTGATTGTTAGTAGTGCTTGGAGCAGAACCTGTTACATTGGATGAAACGCTTTATGTACCATACGAAGTTTATCTGAAGTGTTAGCCATGCTGAGGTTGATTTGGGTACGTAATATCCATTTCTTGTACAGAAGATTAAGCATTCTACATAAAACGTGTTTCTGTTGCCTCATGGGTAGATAGCAAGTTATTATTCGTACTAAATTCTGTATGCATCAATATATGAGCCTTTCTTCAATACCAGAGTCCGGCATGGCTATGTCGTACCACTTGGTTAGTCCTGCAGTAACATACACATGCTCAGGTTTTTTCATTTGATCTGATAGTTCAATCCCACTTCTTGTCTTTTTACAGCTACATCGGGATCTTTTCCCAGTTTTGCCTCCAGTTTTTGCATTTTTCTGCATTGTATCATGTGCTAGCTTCCACAAACCTTTGAGAAGTCAAACTTCTCTTTGGCAGTTTCCTGTGCCTCCTATGGTTTAGATGTTTTTATGGTTGTTGTTTCATAATAAGAGCTTTGCTTCGGTAGACCCCCCCTCACAAACCGTATAAGGATAGTATGGTCATTTGACCATAGGGTATACGCATCTCGTATATGGTACGTATACAGCAGATCCGCCGTCGCGTCCTAGGCCTGGCccatttttcctcttcttttaatcTTCAAAAAAATTAATGTGAGATGTAGGATTCGAACTAACAACTTTTTGGTTTTCTTTCACCCACCATATATAACCAACCCGGACAATCCAGTTATTGTGTCTAGTTACTTTTTTTATTATTCTTATTATTATGCATCTTGTCATTCTAGTTTCCTTGTTTGGAAAAATCAAATTAGGGATGCAGCACGCCATCTGTCCCGTGCGGCCGCTGCGCGATGGACCAGTAGTGCTTGTTGGGGCTGCGCTACAGTACATTTGCGTTTTGCTACAGCAGCTATATAGCGGAGCTAAACTAGGACACTACTACTACTCCGTTATACTGTATTTTGCTTTCGAGCAATCAAATTGGCCATGCATTCACTACAGGATAATGACAAATTGCTTTCTCATGCTACAGTGACTGGTGGCAGGTGTTAGTACATGTTTCTTTTATCAAGCCTCATGCTAGCTTAACACAATTAAACATGTAGGCAGGCATAACAAATAATCATGGCAATTGGGTGGTCCTATATGATCAATTAAAGGCCCCATACCAAG
The Aegilops tauschii subsp. strangulata cultivar AL8/78 chromosome 3, Aet v6.0, whole genome shotgun sequence genome window above contains:
- the LOC141021041 gene encoding uncharacterized protein, yielding MDQVRDAPPSGTVESDYETIAGMRYKEMAASKGKPFPFKHVWSILQTFDKWKLRDQETAPKKSAMLRMDDSEDEEERNLGKPEGTNKGKLRVKMEEEASSLREKMDHMMKAREELTTKTLETKLLITEKKKEVKLAQVEAKREEAKRKAELEERMIKLKEAKVWKELMVEEKEHIMMSKKDMDQDQLQWWKDTKEDIAERKRMFRVASSTFRGDTPMSSCGDGGVYDSTGADGDA